One region of Emys orbicularis isolate rEmyOrb1 chromosome 4, rEmyOrb1.hap1, whole genome shotgun sequence genomic DNA includes:
- the TMEM216 gene encoding transmembrane protein 216: protein MAPRSRQLSSTPLEILLFLNGWYYATYFLLEIFIFVYKGLLLPYPSANLALDLVMLFLYLGIEVTRIFFGSKGNLCQRKVPLSISLALTFPAAVMAAYYLLLQTYALRLEAILNAILLLFYAVELLLGILTLASFSRVDSY, encoded by the exons ATGGCGCCCAGAA GCCGCCAGCTCTCCTCTACACCGCTGGAAATCCTGCTCTTCCTCAATGGATGGTATTATGCCACTTACTTCCTCCTGGAGATCTTCATATTCGTCTATAAAG GGCTGCTGTTACCATACCCCTCTGCCAACCTGGCCCTGGATCTGGTCATGCTCTTCCTCTATCTCGGCATTGAAGTCACTCGGATATTTTTTG GCTCCAAGGGGAACCTGTGCCAGCGGAAGGTGCCGCTCTCCATCAGCCTGGCCTTGACATTCCCGGCGGCAGTGATGGCGGCCTATTACCTGCTCCTGCAGACCTACGCCCTCCGGCTGGAGGCCATCCTCAATGCCATCCTGCTGCTCTTCTACGCCGTCGAGCTGCTCCTGGGCATCCTCACCCTGGCCTCCTTCTCCAG GGTGGACTCATACTAA
- the TMEM138 gene encoding transmembrane protein 138 isoform X1, whose amino-acid sequence MLRTSNYSLVLSLQFLLIVYDLFVNSFSELLRTAPVIQLVLFIIQDIAVLFNIIIIFLMFFNTFVFQAGLVNLLFHKFKGTIVLSAAYLVLSIAFHIWVMNLRWKNSTRFVWTDGLQALFVFQRLAAVLYCYFYKRTALHLGDPRFYQDSLWLRKEFAQVRS is encoded by the exons ATGCTCCGGACTAGTAACTACAGCCTGGTGCTCTCCCTGCAGTTCCTGCTGATCGTCTATGACCTCTTTGTCAACTCCTTCTCGGAGCTGCTCCGCACGGCCCCCGTCATCCAGCTTGTGCTCTTCAT catccAGGATATCGCCGTCCTCttcaacatcatcatcatcttcctcatgtTTTTCAACACCTTCGTCTTCCAGGCCGGCCTGGTCAACCTCCTCTTCCACAAGTTTAAAGGGACCATTGTCCTGTCGGCGGCTTACCTGGTTCTGAGCATCGCCTTCCACATCTGGGTCATG AACCTGCGCTGGAAAAACTCCACCCGCTTTGTATGGACGGACGGGCTGCAGGCCCTCTTTGTGTTCCAGAGGCTGG CGGCCGTGCTGTACTGCTACTTCTACAAGAGGACGGCCTTGCACCTGGGGGACCCCCGCTTCTACCAGGACTCCCTATGGCTGCGCAAGGAGTTTGCTCAGGTCCGTAGCTGA
- the TMEM138 gene encoding transmembrane protein 138 isoform X2, translating to MGMEDGGPRPISPPHGWVKPHPWCGNLPQHLFLVSSSLPGVILSLQEGSLCSSLRLCFLLIVYDLFVNSFSELLRTAPVIQLVLFIIQDIAVLFNIIIIFLMFFNTFVFQAGLVNLLFHKFKGTIVLSAAYLVLSIAFHIWVMNLRWKNSTRFVWTDGLQALFVFQRLAAVLYCYFYKRTALHLGDPRFYQDSLWLRKEFAQVRS from the exons ATGGGGATGGAAGATGGCGGCCCGAG ACCCATATCCCCTCCCCACGGGTGGGTAAAACCTCATCCCTGGTGTGGCAACCTGCCTCAGCACCTATTCCttgtctcctcctccctgcccggGGTGATCCTGAGTCTCCAGGAAGGATCCCTCTGCTCCAGTCTCAGGCTGTGC TTCCTGCTGATCGTCTATGACCTCTTTGTCAACTCCTTCTCGGAGCTGCTCCGCACGGCCCCCGTCATCCAGCTTGTGCTCTTCAT catccAGGATATCGCCGTCCTCttcaacatcatcatcatcttcctcatgtTTTTCAACACCTTCGTCTTCCAGGCCGGCCTGGTCAACCTCCTCTTCCACAAGTTTAAAGGGACCATTGTCCTGTCGGCGGCTTACCTGGTTCTGAGCATCGCCTTCCACATCTGGGTCATG AACCTGCGCTGGAAAAACTCCACCCGCTTTGTATGGACGGACGGGCTGCAGGCCCTCTTTGTGTTCCAGAGGCTGG CGGCCGTGCTGTACTGCTACTTCTACAAGAGGACGGCCTTGCACCTGGGGGACCCCCGCTTCTACCAGGACTCCCTATGGCTGCGCAAGGAGTTTGCTCAGGTCCGTAGCTGA
- the LOC135877214 gene encoding lysosomal membrane ascorbate-dependent ferrireductase CYB561A3 — protein MVSRGGSADPWNYRSQRAPRRGRTRGAVPAAGVMPTFQFLPFSALLGTLGLLCVVFTGFWSQHWRGGFAWDGSAKMFNWHPVFMVTGMLVLYGAAVLVYRVPSSWAGPKLPWKLLHAALTLAAFVLVVLGLVAVFRFHNAQGTPNMYSLHSWLGLAAVLFFSCQWLMGFAAFLLPWSPAWLRIIYKPIHVFFGSTILALAMAASISGINEKLFFSLTNKTVPYAKLPPEAWFANSLGMLILVFGLLVLWALATPAWKRPESESLEARQPLLH, from the exons ATGGTGAGCCGCGGAGGGTCCGCGGACCCTTGGAACTACCGCTCCCAGCGTGCACCGCGGCGGGGCCGGACGAGAG GTGcagtccctgctgctggagtgatGCCCACCTTCCAGTTCTTGCCCTTCTCGGCCCTGCTGGGCACCCTGGGGCTCCTGTGTGTGGTGTTCACAGGGTTCTGGTCCCAGCACTGGCGCGGAGGCTTTGCCTGGGATGGCTCCGCCAAGATGTTTAACTGGCACCCGGTCTTCATGGTGACGGGCATGCTGGTGCTGTATGGGGCGG CGGTGCTGGTGTACCGGGTGCCCAGCTCCTGGGCGGGCCCCAAGCTCCCGTGGAAGCTGCTGCACGCGGCGCTGACCCTAGCAGCCTTTGTCCTGGTCGTGCTGGGGCTCGTCGCCGTCTTCAGGTTCCACAATGCCCAGGGCACCCCCAACATGTACTCGCTGCacagctggctggggctggcagctgtgcTGTTCTTCTCTTGCCAG TGGCTCATGGGGTTCGCTGCCTTCCTGTTACCCTGGTCCCCTGCCTGGCTGCGGATCATCTACAAGCCCATTCACGTCTTCTTCGGCTCCACCATCCTCGCGCTGGCCATGGCAGCATCCATCTCCGGCATCAACGAGAAGCTCTTCTTCAGCCT GACGAACAAGACGGTTCCCTATGCTAAACTCCCCCCTGAGGCCTGGTTCGCCAATTCTCTGGGGATGCTGATCTTGGTCTTTGGGTTGCTGGTGCTGTGGGCTCTTGCCACGCCGGCCTGGAAGCGCCCAGAGTCAGAGTCACTGGAGGCCCGACAG CCCCTGCTCCATTAG